The Pseudomonas azadiae genome contains a region encoding:
- a CDS encoding M4 family metallopeptidase: MCVRQPHRHPIFCLIPPYMLDQIARNGDKTQRDVALRTRAKDSTFRSLRMVAVPAKGPAHMALAMGAGKRRSIYSAEGTDSLPGTLVRGEGQPASGDAAVDEAYDGLGATFDFFEQVFDRNSIDDAGMALDATVHFGQNYNNAFWNSSQMVFGDGDEQLFNRFTIALDVIGHELAHGVTEDEAKLMYFNQSGALNESLSDVFGSLIKQYALQQSAQDADWLIGKGLFTKKIKGTALRSMKAPGTAFDDKLLGKDPQPGHMDDFVQTYEDNGGVHINSGIPNHAFYQVATKLGGFAWERAGRIWYDALRDARLRPNSGFLRFARITHDIAGRLYGVGKEEQKAVKDGWQAVGITV, encoded by the coding sequence ATGTGTGTTCGCCAGCCTCACCGTCATCCGATTTTCTGCCTGATCCCACCGTACATGCTCGACCAGATCGCGCGCAACGGCGATAAAACCCAACGCGACGTTGCGTTACGCACCCGCGCCAAGGACAGCACGTTCCGCTCACTGCGCATGGTCGCGGTGCCGGCCAAAGGGCCCGCGCACATGGCCCTGGCCATGGGCGCCGGCAAGCGTCGCTCGATCTACAGCGCCGAGGGCACCGACAGCCTGCCGGGCACGCTGGTGCGTGGCGAAGGCCAACCCGCCAGCGGTGACGCAGCGGTGGACGAGGCCTACGATGGCCTGGGCGCCACCTTTGATTTTTTCGAACAGGTCTTCGACCGCAACTCCATCGACGATGCCGGCATGGCGCTGGACGCCACGGTTCACTTCGGCCAGAACTACAACAACGCGTTCTGGAACTCCAGCCAGATGGTGTTTGGCGATGGCGATGAGCAACTGTTCAACCGGTTCACCATCGCCCTCGACGTGATTGGCCATGAATTGGCCCATGGCGTCACCGAGGATGAGGCAAAGTTGATGTATTTCAACCAGTCCGGGGCGCTGAACGAGTCGCTGTCGGACGTGTTCGGCTCATTGATCAAGCAGTATGCGTTGCAGCAATCGGCGCAGGACGCCGACTGGCTGATCGGCAAAGGGTTGTTCACCAAAAAGATCAAAGGCACCGCGTTGCGTTCGATGAAAGCCCCCGGCACCGCGTTTGACGACAAACTGCTAGGCAAGGACCCTCAGCCTGGGCACATGGATGATTTTGTCCAGACCTACGAGGACAATGGCGGGGTGCACATCAACTCGGGTATTCCCAACCATGCGTTCTACCAGGTGGCGACGAAGCTAGGCGGGTTCGCCTGGGAGCGTGCGGGGCGTATCTGGTATGACGCGCTACGCGATGCGCGGCTGCGCCCGAACTCCGGGTTCCTGCGCTTTGCGCGCATCACGCACGATATCGCCGGTCGGCTCTACGGCGTGGGCAAGGAAGAACAGAAGGCGGTCAAGGACGGTTGGCAAGCGGTCGGCATTACGGTCTGA
- a CDS encoding DNA/RNA non-specific endonuclease, with translation MPAPKAKIDLSHRPRLADLHPLLAPSPALLEARAATPRVTAAKDLKDRRGYAEDFLGGFVVPWPTVEQRLASDVQTQKNGGERLDYTHFSVTMSRSRRLALYVGANIDGAQHVDVARSNDTWAYDGRLPIDAQVGEDLYAGNGLDRGHLVRRQDPNWGDEAKTANFDTFHFTNCSPQMSGFNQKTWLELEDYILDNTQRWKARATVFTGPVFGDDDRVYRGVKIPKAFWKVVAYLSDDGKPSASAYMIDQSRELGQLDLMFGQLRTYQRSVIQIERLTGIRFANLADYDGFSNEERATGTRIEALIQGPDDIRV, from the coding sequence ATGCCAGCACCTAAAGCCAAAATCGATCTTTCCCACCGCCCAAGGCTCGCCGACCTGCACCCGTTGCTCGCGCCCAGCCCTGCCCTGCTGGAGGCCAGGGCGGCGACGCCCCGCGTCACCGCCGCCAAGGACCTCAAGGACCGGCGCGGCTATGCCGAGGATTTCCTCGGCGGCTTCGTGGTGCCCTGGCCCACGGTCGAGCAACGCCTGGCGAGCGATGTACAGACGCAGAAAAACGGCGGCGAGCGCCTGGACTACACGCACTTTTCGGTGACGATGTCACGCTCGCGGCGGCTGGCGCTGTATGTAGGCGCCAACATCGATGGCGCGCAGCACGTGGATGTCGCCCGCAGCAACGACACCTGGGCCTACGACGGCCGCCTGCCCATCGATGCACAGGTGGGCGAAGACCTGTACGCCGGCAACGGCCTTGATCGCGGCCACCTGGTACGCCGGCAAGACCCCAACTGGGGCGACGAGGCGAAGACCGCCAACTTCGACACCTTTCATTTCACCAATTGCTCGCCGCAGATGAGCGGGTTCAACCAGAAGACCTGGCTGGAACTGGAGGACTACATCCTCGATAACACCCAACGCTGGAAAGCCCGCGCCACCGTATTCACCGGCCCAGTGTTCGGGGACGACGACCGCGTGTACCGGGGCGTTAAAATTCCCAAGGCGTTCTGGAAAGTCGTCGCTTACCTCAGCGATGACGGCAAGCCCTCCGCCAGCGCCTACATGATTGACCAGAGCCGCGAACTGGGCCAGCTCGACCTGATGTTCGGCCAGCTCAGGACCTACCAGCGCAGCGTGATCCAGATCGAGCGCCTGACCGGCATCCGTTTCGCCAACCTGGCCGACTACGACGGCTTCAGCAATGAAGAGCGCGCCACCGGCACGCGCATCGAAGCGCTGATACAGGGCCCGGACGACATTCGTGTCTGA
- a CDS encoding MFS transporter: MKTITASARDDYTLDELQLYRKVALRILPLTMVCFLFSYFDRINISFAKSQMQAAFGLSDAAYGLAASMFFVGYVLFEVPSSLGVRRYGAPAWVCRIMVSWGLATAAMMFAYSQYTLYFLRFLIGVMEAGFGPAILFYLACWFPKKTLAKMNGIWFLSVPLAGAVGGPVAGMVLSAMDGVLGLAGWHWLFVISGLPCVGLGVLVLWKLDRDIDAAKWLNADEKAMLKANLDHGRSTKPEHASLWRVLLTREVAVLAAVYFVIKMASYGINFWMPDLIRSSGIRDSLWIGLLSALPYAVACVGMIAVTRLSDRSGDRKRYLVMCLMAAATGYVLACLLSGSPWAMMIALVLATAGTFIAIPIFWTIPQSTFSGIAIASGVAAVNSVGQLSGLVTPVMVGKINDLSGTSYMGMLSIAPVIVLGCLVVVRYVRNPQR; this comes from the coding sequence ATGAAGACGATTACCGCGTCCGCGCGCGACGATTACACCCTCGACGAACTGCAGCTATACCGCAAGGTTGCCCTGCGCATCCTGCCGCTGACCATGGTCTGCTTTCTGTTTTCCTATTTTGATCGCATCAACATCAGCTTCGCCAAGAGCCAGATGCAGGCGGCGTTCGGCTTGTCGGACGCCGCCTATGGGTTGGCCGCGAGCATGTTTTTCGTTGGCTACGTGCTGTTTGAAGTGCCCAGCAGCCTCGGCGTGCGGCGCTACGGTGCGCCGGCCTGGGTGTGTCGGATCATGGTGTCGTGGGGGCTGGCGACGGCCGCAATGATGTTCGCCTACAGCCAGTACACGCTTTATTTTCTACGTTTTCTGATTGGCGTGATGGAGGCCGGTTTCGGCCCTGCCATCCTGTTCTACCTGGCGTGCTGGTTTCCCAAGAAAACCTTGGCGAAAATGAACGGCATCTGGTTCCTCTCCGTACCGTTGGCCGGCGCGGTGGGCGGCCCGGTGGCCGGAATGGTACTCAGCGCCATGGACGGTGTGCTGGGGTTGGCCGGTTGGCATTGGCTGTTTGTGATTTCCGGCCTACCTTGTGTCGGCCTGGGGGTGCTGGTGCTGTGGAAGCTGGACCGTGATATCGACGCCGCGAAATGGCTGAACGCCGACGAAAAAGCGATGCTCAAGGCCAACCTCGATCACGGGCGCAGCACGAAACCGGAACACGCGTCGTTATGGCGCGTCTTGTTGACACGCGAAGTGGCGGTGCTGGCCGCGGTGTACTTTGTGATCAAAATGGCGTCGTATGGCATCAACTTCTGGATGCCAGACCTGATCCGTTCCTCGGGCATCCGTGATTCGCTGTGGATCGGCCTGCTCTCGGCGTTGCCCTATGCCGTGGCGTGTGTCGGCATGATTGCGGTGACGCGGCTCTCGGACCGAAGCGGCGACCGCAAGCGCTACCTGGTGATGTGCCTGATGGCTGCCGCCACGGGGTATGTGCTGGCTTGCCTGCTCTCTGGTTCACCTTGGGCAATGATGATCGCGCTGGTACTGGCCACGGCGGGGACCTTTATCGCCATCCCGATTTTCTGGACCATTCCGCAGTCGACGTTTTCCGGGATTGCCATCGCCAGCGGCGTCGCCGCTGTCAACTCCGTGGGGCAGTTGAGCGGGCTGGTGACGCCGGTGATGGTGGGTAAGATCAACGACCTCAGCGGAACGAGCTACATGGGCATGTTATCGATCGCTCCGGTGATTGTGCTCGGGTGTCTAGTGGTGGTGCGGTACGTACGCAACCCGCAGCGCTGA
- a CDS encoding CaiB/BaiF CoA transferase family protein → MSGLPLHGVRVVELSHMVMGPTCGMILGDLGAEVIKVEPVAGDGTRRLPGAGAGFFRAFNRNKSSLALDIETRQGREAMLALIDTADVFIENFRPGRMRQLGLDYAALQARNPRLIYAAHKGFLSGPYGNRLALDEVVQMMAGLAYMTGPPGRPLRAGSSVNDIMGGMFGVIGVLAALRERDRSGRGCEVQAALYENCVLLAAQHMQQYAVTGKIPEPMPSRISAWAIYDVFEFAEGQQMFLAATGDRQWRALCQLLGLGELLADPLLATNAERVAQRPRLLGQLAGIFASMPAQALAAQLQAHDVPFALIRQPHELFDDPHLLQSGGLAPLQLEDGGFTSVPLLPFSLAGRRLQPRQPMARIGEHSHPIMKALGYSDLQIAQLCAAGVLNIAAPG, encoded by the coding sequence ATGTCCGGACTTCCATTGCACGGGGTGCGCGTCGTCGAACTGTCCCATATGGTCATGGGGCCGACGTGCGGGATGATTCTGGGGGACCTGGGCGCTGAGGTGATCAAGGTCGAACCGGTGGCCGGCGATGGAACACGGCGCTTGCCTGGCGCCGGCGCGGGCTTCTTTCGCGCGTTCAACCGCAACAAGTCCAGCCTGGCCCTGGACATCGAAACCCGTCAAGGGCGCGAGGCGATGCTGGCGCTGATCGACACCGCCGATGTGTTTATCGAGAATTTCCGCCCGGGCCGCATGCGGCAACTGGGCCTGGACTACGCTGCTTTGCAGGCCCGTAACCCGCGCTTGATCTATGCCGCGCATAAGGGCTTCCTCAGCGGCCCCTACGGCAACCGCCTGGCCCTGGATGAGGTGGTGCAGATGATGGCGGGCCTGGCGTACATGACCGGGCCGCCGGGCAGACCGCTGCGAGCGGGCAGTTCGGTCAACGACATCATGGGCGGGATGTTTGGCGTGATTGGCGTCCTGGCGGCGTTGAGGGAGCGAGACCGCTCCGGCAGAGGGTGCGAAGTACAGGCCGCGCTCTACGAGAACTGCGTCTTACTGGCGGCGCAGCATATGCAGCAATACGCAGTGACCGGGAAAATCCCCGAGCCCATGCCCAGCCGCATCAGCGCGTGGGCGATCTACGACGTGTTCGAATTTGCCGAGGGTCAGCAGATGTTCCTGGCCGCCACGGGAGACCGGCAGTGGCGAGCGCTGTGCCAATTGCTTGGCCTGGGTGAACTGCTCGCCGATCCGCTTCTGGCCACCAACGCTGAACGGGTTGCGCAACGCCCGCGGCTGTTGGGGCAACTGGCGGGGATTTTTGCCAGCATGCCGGCGCAGGCCCTGGCCGCACAGCTGCAAGCGCATGACGTTCCCTTCGCCCTGATCCGCCAACCCCACGAACTGTTCGACGACCCGCACCTGTTGCAGAGCGGCGGTCTGGCGCCGTTGCAGTTGGAGGACGGTGGCTTCACCTCGGTGCCCTTGCTGCCGTTTTCACTCGCGGGGCGACGCCTGCAGCCACGCCAGCCGATGGCCCGCATCGGCGAACACTCCCACCCAATCATGAAAGCACTCGGCTACAGCGATTTACAGATCGCCCAACTGTGCGCGGCAGGCGTACTCAACATTGCTGCCCCAGGCTGA
- a CDS encoding LysR substrate-binding domain-containing protein — translation MQHLDYFSLHLFILVCEEGTIGRASERAFIAPSAASKRISDIEQRFGTVLLKRSKRGVEPTSAGLALLRHARGLTRAMERLDSELGEYLGGERGHVRVLANVSAMTEFLPEELSTFMLHNPRVQVDMQERFSLDVTRGVLDGSADLGVCRRPVACGELQLLPYRQDHLAVVVGTDHALASHACVGFQETLAFDHIGLSSFATLNTFLRREAEQCGQALHYRACVSSFHAALRLVQCGLGLALFPREAVMRYAPLFDVRIIALSDAWALGELVICLRDRDALSAPAQRLLEHLLNGVACCAGEAPLIHRDWR, via the coding sequence ATGCAGCACCTGGACTACTTTTCCCTGCACCTGTTCATATTGGTCTGTGAAGAAGGCACCATCGGCCGGGCCAGCGAGCGGGCGTTTATAGCGCCTTCAGCGGCCAGCAAACGTATCTCGGATATCGAGCAACGTTTTGGCACGGTGCTGCTCAAGCGCAGCAAGCGCGGGGTCGAGCCTACGTCGGCGGGCTTGGCGCTGTTGCGGCATGCGCGCGGTCTGACACGCGCCATGGAACGGCTCGACAGCGAACTGGGGGAGTACCTTGGGGGCGAAAGAGGGCATGTGCGGGTGCTGGCGAATGTGTCGGCGATGACTGAGTTTCTTCCGGAAGAACTGTCGACGTTCATGCTGCACAACCCTCGGGTCCAGGTGGATATGCAAGAACGCTTCAGCCTCGACGTCACACGTGGCGTGCTCGACGGCAGCGCCGACCTGGGAGTGTGCCGCCGTCCGGTAGCGTGCGGTGAGCTGCAGCTGTTGCCGTACCGCCAGGATCATCTGGCCGTGGTGGTCGGCACGGACCATGCCTTGGCCAGTCACGCGTGCGTGGGGTTCCAGGAAACCCTGGCGTTCGATCACATCGGCTTGTCGTCTTTTGCCACGCTCAACACGTTTTTGCGCCGCGAGGCCGAGCAATGCGGGCAGGCGCTGCATTACCGCGCCTGCGTGTCGTCGTTTCATGCGGCGTTGCGCCTGGTCCAGTGTGGCCTGGGGCTTGCCCTGTTCCCGCGGGAGGCGGTGATGCGTTACGCGCCGCTGTTTGACGTGCGCATCATCGCCTTGTCCGATGCCTGGGCCTTGGGCGAACTGGTGATCTGCCTGCGCGACCGCGATGCGTTGTCGGCACCCGCGCAACGCTTGCTTGAGCACCTGTTAAACGGTGTGGCTTGTTGCGCGGGCGAGGCACCGCTGATCCATCGTGACTGGCGATAG
- a CDS encoding ABC transporter substrate-binding protein, which produces MLPRVTALLASIGFCALAHAAPTHYPLTVENCGSTLSFQQAPARSVTIGQAATEMLYALGVGDNVVGTSLWFNSVLPQFKAQNDTIERLANNEPSFEAVIAKRPQLVAAELEWVVGVHGVVGTREQFHELKIPTYLLPSDCEGKDNLVGADGTRLQPFRIETIYKSISQLAQIFDVQDRGQQLNDELKARLAKSVATVQGKGLKHASALVWFSSSELASDPYVAGHKGVPEFMLQTLGLHNVVQSDEEWPAVGWETIAKANPTFLVIARMDRRRYPADDHEKKLAFLRSDPVTRNMDAVKNNRIIILDAMALQASIRTFDGLEQLAAAIDGYDLPK; this is translated from the coding sequence ATGCTGCCACGCGTTACCGCCCTGCTCGCCAGCATCGGCTTCTGTGCCCTGGCCCACGCCGCGCCTACCCACTACCCGTTGACCGTGGAAAACTGCGGCAGCACTCTCTCGTTCCAGCAGGCGCCCGCCCGCAGCGTGACCATCGGCCAGGCGGCTACCGAGATGCTGTATGCCTTGGGCGTGGGCGACAACGTGGTCGGCACGTCGCTGTGGTTCAACAGCGTACTGCCGCAGTTCAAGGCACAGAACGACACCATCGAGCGGCTGGCCAACAACGAGCCGAGCTTCGAAGCGGTGATCGCCAAACGCCCGCAACTGGTGGCCGCCGAGCTGGAATGGGTGGTCGGCGTGCACGGTGTGGTAGGCACCCGCGAGCAATTCCATGAACTGAAGATTCCCACCTACTTGCTGCCCTCCGACTGCGAAGGCAAGGACAACCTGGTGGGTGCCGACGGCACGCGGCTGCAGCCGTTTCGCATCGAGACGATTTACAAAAGCATCAGCCAACTGGCGCAAATTTTCGACGTACAGGATCGCGGCCAGCAGTTAAATGACGAACTCAAGGCGCGTCTGGCCAAGTCCGTCGCCACGGTGCAGGGCAAAGGCCTCAAGCACGCCAGCGCGCTGGTGTGGTTCTCCAGTTCCGAACTGGCCAGCGACCCGTACGTGGCCGGCCATAAAGGTGTTCCCGAATTCATGCTGCAGACGCTGGGCTTGCACAACGTGGTGCAGTCCGATGAAGAGTGGCCCGCCGTCGGCTGGGAAACCATCGCCAAGGCCAACCCGACCTTCCTGGTGATCGCACGCATGGACCGCCGTCGCTACCCCGCCGACGATCATGAAAAGAAACTCGCCTTTTTGCGCAGCGATCCGGTGACGCGCAACATGGACGCGGTGAAAAACAACCGCATCATCATTCTCGACGCCATGGCGCTGCAGGCCAGCATTCGCACGTTCGACGGCCTTGAACAACTGGCGGCCGCCATCGACGGCTACGACCTGCCCAAATGA
- a CDS encoding FecCD family ABC transporter permease, translating to MIRTLLALALLLIAVLAGVAIGETAISPHVVLQVLANKLWAAGYVLDPIDEGVVWNYRLTRALVAAACGAGLATCGVILQSLLRNPLADPYLLGISAGASTGAVLVALMGVGGGLVSLSAGAFAGAMAAFALVILLARASGSASGTGQIILAGIAGSQLFNALTAFLITKSASSEQARGILFWLLGNLSGVRWPSVWLAVPVAVAGLAVCLWHRRALDAFTFGSDSAASLGVPVRRVQFVLVGCAALVTAVMVSIVGSIGFVGLVIPHAVRLLLGTGHSRLLPASALGGALFLIAADVLSRTLIKGQVIPVGVVTALVGAPVFALILIGRRNAR from the coding sequence ATGATCCGCACCCTACTCGCCCTGGCCTTGCTGCTGATCGCCGTGCTCGCCGGCGTGGCCATCGGCGAAACCGCCATCTCACCGCACGTGGTGCTGCAGGTACTGGCCAACAAGCTGTGGGCCGCCGGTTATGTGCTGGACCCCATCGATGAAGGCGTGGTGTGGAACTACCGCCTCACACGCGCGCTGGTCGCCGCCGCCTGCGGTGCGGGGCTGGCGACGTGCGGGGTGATCCTGCAGTCGTTGTTGCGCAACCCCCTGGCCGATCCGTACCTGCTGGGCATCAGCGCCGGTGCCTCGACCGGCGCGGTGCTGGTGGCGTTGATGGGCGTGGGCGGCGGGCTGGTTTCGTTGTCGGCCGGTGCGTTTGCCGGCGCGATGGCGGCGTTCGCCCTGGTGATCCTGCTCGCGCGCGCCAGCGGTTCGGCCAGCGGCACCGGCCAGATCATCCTCGCCGGCATTGCTGGTTCGCAATTGTTCAATGCGCTCACCGCGTTCCTGATCACCAAGTCCGCCAGTTCCGAACAGGCGCGCGGCATCCTGTTCTGGCTGCTGGGCAACCTCAGCGGCGTGCGCTGGCCCTCGGTGTGGCTGGCGGTGCCGGTGGCGGTCGCAGGGTTGGCGGTGTGCCTGTGGCATCGTCGCGCGCTGGATGCGTTCACCTTCGGCAGTGACTCGGCGGCGTCCCTCGGCGTTCCCGTGCGCCGGGTGCAGTTTGTGCTGGTGGGCTGCGCGGCGCTGGTGACCGCAGTGATGGTGTCGATTGTCGGCTCCATCGGCTTTGTCGGGCTGGTGATTCCCCATGCCGTGCGCCTGTTGCTCGGCACCGGCCATTCGCGTCTGCTGCCGGCGAGTGCGTTGGGCGGCGCGCTGTTTTTGATCGCGGCGGATGTGCTGTCGCGCACGCTGATAAAAGGCCAGGTGATTCCGGTCGGTGTGGTCACGGCGCTGGTCGGCGCACCGGTGTTCGCGCTGATCCTGATCGGCCGGAGGAATGCGCGATGA
- a CDS encoding ABC transporter ATP-binding protein, with protein MTVLSCTGLGFKVREAQLLRDIHLDVQQGETLGIVGPNGSGKSTLLKLLAGLRTPACGEVRLGGARLDGLSRRAIAQQLAVVEQQADTDDAIRVFDAVALGRTPWLSALSPWSSEDDAFVNQALHDVDATHLSQRAWRSLSGGERQRVHIARALAQRPQILLLDEPTNHLDIQHQLGILKGIQGLPVTTLIALHDLNQALTCDRLAVLDHGRLVALGHPLEVLTPQRLQQTFGVQGHYLTDPFDGAQILRLRPN; from the coding sequence ATGACAGTACTGAGCTGCACCGGCCTGGGTTTCAAGGTGCGCGAGGCGCAGTTATTGCGTGATATTCATCTGGACGTTCAGCAGGGTGAAACCCTGGGAATTGTCGGCCCGAACGGCTCCGGCAAATCCACCCTGCTCAAACTGCTCGCCGGTTTGCGTACACCGGCCTGCGGCGAAGTACGGCTTGGGGGCGCGCGCCTGGACGGGCTGTCGCGCCGCGCCATCGCGCAGCAACTGGCGGTAGTGGAGCAACAGGCCGATACCGACGATGCCATCCGCGTGTTCGACGCCGTGGCGTTGGGCCGTACGCCGTGGTTGTCGGCGCTGAGCCCCTGGTCCAGCGAGGACGACGCCTTCGTCAATCAGGCGCTGCATGACGTCGACGCCACCCACCTGAGCCAGCGCGCCTGGCGCAGCCTCTCCGGCGGCGAACGCCAGCGCGTGCACATCGCCCGTGCACTGGCGCAACGCCCGCAGATCCTGCTGCTGGATGAGCCGACCAATCATCTGGATATCCAGCATCAACTGGGGATCTTGAAGGGGATACAGGGGTTGCCGGTGACCACCTTGATTGCGCTGCATGATCTGAACCAGGCGCTGACCTGTGACCGGCTGGCGGTACTGGACCACGGCCGGTTGGTGGCGCTGGGTCACCCGTTGGAGGTGCTGACGCCGCAACGGTTGCAGCAGACGTTTGGCGTGCAGGGGCACTACCTCACAGACCCGTTCGATGGCGCGCAGATCCTGCGGTTGCGCCCGAACTGA
- a CDS encoding alpha/beta hydrolase — MAHTLWPASEPELAEMRRFNRKLAWLPRFKIRNRVTPRLIQALLRASQKIKRAPAVEIKQVNGVPVRILRPSGKPKGVVLDIHGGGWVIGNAQMDDDLNLGMVNACDVVVVSVDYRLAVDTPVEGLMEDCLAAARWLLTAAEFADLPVFVVGESAGGHLAAATLLALKQWPELLKRISGAVLYYGVYDLTGTPSVRTAGPQTLMLDGPGMVEALRMLTPGLSDDERRQPPLSPLYGDFSGLPPALMFVGELDPLKDDTLLIAEHWPEAEAHLLPESAHGFIHFPVAMAASVLACSHTWIAQRMLLINV; from the coding sequence ATGGCTCACACACTCTGGCCCGCCAGTGAGCCTGAACTGGCCGAGATGCGCCGCTTCAACCGGAAACTTGCCTGGTTGCCACGCTTCAAGATCCGCAACCGCGTCACGCCGCGTTTGATCCAGGCGCTGTTGCGGGCCAGCCAGAAGATCAAGCGCGCACCTGCGGTGGAAATAAAGCAGGTCAACGGGGTCCCGGTGCGCATCCTGCGGCCGAGCGGCAAGCCCAAAGGTGTTGTGCTGGACATTCACGGCGGCGGTTGGGTGATCGGCAACGCGCAGATGGATGACGACCTCAACCTGGGCATGGTCAACGCATGCGACGTGGTGGTGGTGTCGGTGGATTATCGGCTGGCGGTCGACACGCCGGTCGAAGGGTTGATGGAAGACTGCCTGGCTGCCGCGCGGTGGTTGCTGACCGCCGCTGAGTTCGCCGACCTGCCGGTGTTCGTCGTTGGCGAATCGGCCGGCGGGCACCTGGCGGCGGCGACCTTGCTGGCCTTGAAACAATGGCCGGAACTACTCAAACGTATAAGCGGGGCGGTGCTCTATTACGGCGTCTACGATCTGACCGGCACACCCAGCGTGCGCACGGCGGGGCCGCAGACGCTGATGCTGGATGGGCCGGGTATGGTCGAAGCGCTGCGTATGCTGACGCCGGGGTTGAGCGATGACGAACGTCGCCAGCCGCCGTTGTCGCCGCTGTATGGCGACTTTAGCGGGCTGCCGCCGGCGTTGATGTTTGTGGGTGAACTGGATCCGCTGAAGGATGACACACTGTTGATCGCCGAACATTGGCCAGAGGCAGAAGCGCATCTGTTGCCGGAGTCGGCGCATGGGTTCATCCATTTTCCGGTGGCGATGGCGGCCAGCGTGCTTGCCTGCAGCCACACATGGATAGCGCAGCGGATGCTCCTGATAAACGTGTAG
- the tspO gene encoding tryptophan-rich sensory protein TspO, translating into MTFFIFLLACAAAASTGILFKPGAWYESLVKPSFTPPNWLFPVAWTIIYLLLAWAGYRLSLIPGSQIVLALWAAQIALNTLWTPVFFGAHRLFAGMVIIVLLWLTVAAMVVLAVRLDLITGLILFPYLAWLCVAAALNFSILRNNR; encoded by the coding sequence ATGACCTTCTTTATCTTCCTGCTCGCCTGCGCCGCCGCCGCCAGCACCGGCATTCTCTTCAAGCCGGGTGCCTGGTATGAATCGTTGGTCAAGCCCAGCTTCACCCCGCCCAATTGGCTGTTTCCGGTGGCCTGGACGATCATCTACCTGCTGCTGGCCTGGGCCGGTTATCGCCTCAGCCTGATCCCGGGCAGCCAGATCGTGTTGGCCTTGTGGGCGGCGCAGATTGCCTTGAACACACTGTGGACGCCGGTGTTCTTTGGCGCCCATCGCCTGTTCGCGGGGATGGTGATTATTGTGCTGTTGTGGCTCACCGTGGCCGCGATGGTGGTGTTGGCGGTGCGCCTGGACCTGATCACCGGCTTGATCCTGTTCCCTTACCTGGCGTGGTTGTGTGTGGCGGCGGCGTTGAATTTCTCGATCCTGCGCAATAACCGCTGA